Sequence from the Ancalomicrobiaceae bacterium S20 genome:
CGGAAGGCGATGCCACCGAACACCGGCAGCGTCTCGAACAGGCCATCGCCGAGCAGCAGCCCACGATCGGCCGGGTCGATCGCCGCCTCGCCGGCGGCGAGACGGCGGCCGTTGACGACGATCATGTCGCGGTCTTGCGCAGACCGCCCCAGAACTGGTCGGCGAGCGCGAGGAAGTTGCCGAACAGCGCGTGGCCATGTTCGGTCAGGATCGATTCGGGGTGGAACTGCACGCCGTAGGTCGGGTCGCTGCGATGGGCGAGCGCCATGACCTCGCCCTCGTCGGAGCGCGCGGTCACCACCAGCGGCACCGACGCGTCGGCGTCGTCGAGTTCGACGATCAGCGAATGGTAGCGGCCGACGGCGATGCGCTCCGGCACGCCGGCGAACAGGCCGGAGCCGTCATGGGCAATGCGCGAGGCGCGGCCGTGCATCGGCCGCGCGGCCCGGGGTCACGCGCGCGCCGAACACGTCGCCGATGCACTGGTGGCCGAGGCAGACGCCGAGGATCGGCACGCGGCCGGAGAGTGCTGCGATCGCGGCATTCGACACACCGGCCTCGCGCGGGCCGCAGGGGCCCGGCGACACGACGATCGCCTCCGGCGCCATGCGGCGGATCTCGTCGACCGAGACGGCATCGTTGCGGACGAGCCGGGTCTCGCGGCCGAGTTCGCGCAGGTAGCGCGCCACGTTGGCGACGAAACTGTCGTAATTGTCCAGGATCAGGATCACGCGACCTCCCACGCAGCCTCTGCGGCGCGGTTCATTGTCCCAAGATGTCGGGCGTCCGGACGATGCGTCAAGGGCTTGGGCCCCGGCGATGCTGCGTCGCATCGATGCGGCGCCGAGCGAGACCTCGGCGGCGGTCACTCACCGGTCCGGTTCGAAAGCGCGGAACAGGCGTTCGGCCTTGGCGAGCGTCTCGTCATATTCGGCCGCGGGATCCGACAGCGCCGTGATGCCGCCGCCGGCGTGGAACACCGCTTCGCCGTCCCGGAACGTTACGGTGCGGATCGCGATGTTGAGGTCCATCGCGCCGTCGAAGCCGAGCCAGCCGATCGAGCCGCAATAGACGCCGCGGGCGTTGCCTTCGAGTTCGGTGATGATCTCCATGGCGCGGATCTTCGGCGCGCCGGTGATCGAGCCGCCGGGGAAGCTCGCCGCGATCAGGTCGAGCCCGTCGCGGCCCGGCTGCAGCCGGCCGGTCACGACCGAGACGAGGTGATGGACGCTGGCGTAGGATTCGAGCCCGCACAGCACCGGCACCTCGACGGTGCAGTCGGCGCAGACGCGCGACAGGTCGTTGCGCAGCAGGTCGACGATCATGACGTTCTCGGCGCGGTCCTTCTCCGAGCCTTCGAGCGCGGCCGCGCGGGCCGCATCCTCGGCCGGATCGGGCGAGCGGCGGATCGTGCCCTTGATCGGCCGGCTCTCGACCCGGCCGCCGGCGAGTTCCAGGAAACGCTCGGGCGAGGACGAGGCGATCTGCACGGCGTCGAAATCGAGGAAGGCGGCGAAGGTCGCGGGGTTCGCCTGCCGGAGACGGCCGTAGAAGGCGAAAGGATCGAAGCCGTCGGGCAGTGCGGCGGAGAAGCGCTGCGCCAGATTGGCCTGGAAGATGTCGCCGGCGAGGATGTAGTCGACCACCTTGGCGACCGCCGCCTCATAGGCCGGGCGCTCGAAATTCGACCGGAACGCCAGCTTAGCGGCGCCGCGGCCGCTCGGCGCCGGGGCCTGCGCCAGACGCTCCAGAAACTCATCGGCACGCACGCGGGCGCGGTACATGCGCGCTTCCGGATTGCGTTCCGGCAGGCCGGTCGAGACGAGCCGGGTCACGCCCGTCTCGTGATCGAACACCACGACGACGTCGTAGAAGCCGAGCATCAGATCGGCGATCGCCGGCTCGGGGATCGCGGGCGCCGGCAATTCTTCCAGGCTGCGGCCGAACTCGTAGCCGAACCAGCCGATCGCGCCGCCGGTGAAGGGCGCGATGTCGGGGCGGGGCTCGTGGCGGAACACGTCGAAGGCGCGGCGCAGTGCTTTCAGCGGCTCGCCGGGCACGTCGATACCGTTCCAGGCGGCGCGGCCATCGCGGGCGGAAAACACCGCGAAGGGATCGGCGGCGAGATAGGACCAGCGGCCGAGTCGCGCGTCGCGCATGGCGCTTTCGAGCAGCGCCAGATGCGGCAGATCCTTCAGCCGCGCGGCGAGCGCGTAAGGATTGTCGCCGCCGTGGAGATCGATGACCAGCATGAGTGTCGTTCCGGGCGCCGGCCGGGCCGGCGGACTTGCCTCTCGGTGGCCATCTTACGCGGCGCGGGCGGCAATGGACGTGCGGCGTGGTGGCTCGGCGTCGTGATTGTTTACCCACATGGCGGCTCTGGCGCCGTTCGGGCGGGCGATCAGTCGCGGCGATGGTCGGGCCGATAGACGCCGTCGTCGCCGCGCACGAGGCGGCCGGCCTCGACCGGTTCGCGCACCGCGCGCGCCTCTGCGAGCGTCGCGCCGACGCGGTCCATCTCGCGACGCAGCAGCTTGTAGCCGGCGACGACCGCCGCACCGGCGGCGGCGAGGATCAGGAACTGCGGCATGGGCAAACCCTCCTGGGCCAATCGGAACCGAAGCTTAGCACGGATTGCGGCGATGGCGGGGCGAGACCAGTTCTCGCGCCGTGACCTGCACCGAACGTCGACGCGAGGCCGATCAGAAATCCGCGGCGATCCACCAGTCCGGATGCCGGACCGCCAGCCGGCGGCCGGCTTCGATCGCGGCCTGCCGGCTCGGGAACAGGCCGAAAGAGGTCGCGCCGGAGCCGGACATGCGCGCGAACAGGCAGTCCGCCTCGGCCGCCAGCGCGGCATGGACCGCGGCGACAACCGGCACCAGCCGGATCGCCGGCGGTTCGAGATCGTTGCGGGTGTCGGCGAGCCAACGGGCGAGATGCATACAATCGGCAAAACGCTCCGGCAGCAGTGGCAGGCGCGGATTGTGCCGGCTTTCGAGGATCTTGAACACGGCCGGGGTGGCCAGCGCGACGCCGGGGTTGACCAGCAGCAGGCCGAACTCCGGCAGCGGCGCCAGATGCTGCACGTCCTCACCGATGCCGCCGACGCGCGCGGTCGCGCCGTGCAGGCACATCGGCACGTCGGCGCCGAGCGCCAACCCCAAGCGACAGAGCACCTCGAGCCCGAGATCGAGGCCGAGCAGATCGTCGAGCAGGCGCAGCGTCGCAGCGGCATCGGCCGAGCCGCCGCCGATGCCGGCGGCGACCGGCAGGCGCTTGTCGAGCACGATGCACAGGCCCGGCCGGCCGCGGCCGCGCTCTCGGCCTCGGCCTGCACGAGCTTGGCGGCACGCACGACCAGATTGTCGGCATCCGGGCCGATCACGTCGGCGAAGGGACCCTCGGCCGCGAAGGCGACTTGGCCGGGCGCGTCGATCGTCTCGGCGGTGACGCGGTCGCCGAAATGGGCGAAGGCGACCAGGGTATCGAGCAGGTGATAGCCGTCGCTCCGGCGCCCCACGACGTGGAGCGCCAGGTTCACCTTCGCGGGTGCGACGGCCGAGCGGGACACGTCATCCGCCGATCTTGCCGAAATCGGCGACCGTGTGACAGGCGGCGCGGATTTCCGAGAGCAGCTTCAGGCGGTTCTCGCGCACCGCGGCATCCGGCGCATTGACCAGCACCTTGTCGAAGAACGCGTCGACCGGCGCCCTGAGCCCCGCAAGCGCGGCCATCGCGGCTTCGAAATCCTCGGCCTCGACGGCGCGGGCGGCGGCGATCTTGGCGGTCTCGACCGCGTGGGAGAGCGCCTTTTCCTCCTCAACCTCGAAGAGATGCGCATGCGGCAGACCGGTGTAGGTCTCGCCCGCCTTCTTCTCCTCGGCGCGCAGGATGTTGGCGGCGCGGTTGTAGCCGGCGAGCAGGTTCTTGCCGTCGTCGGAGGCGAGGAATTTGGCCAGCGCATCGACGCGCTTGACGATCAGGACGAGGTCGTCCTGGCCAGAGAATGAAAGTACAGAATCAACAAGGTCGTGCCGAGCGCCGGAGTCCCTTAGTTGAACCTTGAGCCTCTCATGAAAGAAGCTGACGAGGCTGTCGATCGGGTTCGTTAGATGGTTCTCAACGATCCAATTCGGGTTAATTCCATAGTCGGAGAGCTTGCTCATAATGGCCAGTGCAGCCTCCGCCGTAGGAGGCGCCTGCCATAATTGCGATCGAATTGTTCTTGCTTGCTCCGCATTTGTCAGGATCACGTGCCTGTCGAGAACGCGCATGCCGGCAGAGATTAGGCGACGGGTGAGCTTAAGCCGCACCCCATTCTCCAGCACGATCCGGATCACACCCAGCGCCGCACGACGCAGCGCGAACGGGTCTTTCGACCCCGTCGGCTTCTCGTCGATGGCCCAGAAACCCACCAGCGTGTCGAGCTTGTCGGCGAGTGCCACCGCGATCGCGACCGGGTCGGTCGGCACGCGGTCGGACGGGCCCTGCGGCTTGTAGTGATCTTCAATGGCGGTCGCGACCGAGGCGTCTTCGCCCTGGCGCAGCGCATAGGTGCGGCCCATCAGGCCCTGCACTTCCGGGAACTCGCCGACGACTTCGGTCATCAGATCGGCCTTGGCGAGCATCGCGGCGCGCTCGGCCTTGACCGGATCGGCGCCGACGACCGGCGCCAGTTCGACCGCCAGCCGCGCGATGCGCTGGATGCGGTCCCACTGCGTGCCGAGCTTCTCGTGGAAGACGACCTTGAGCGCCTTCAGCTTTTCCAGCCGCTGGTCGAGCGGCTTGGTGGCCCGATGCGCGTAGTCGGGCAGGTCGGCGAGGTCGGTCAGCCAGAAATGGCGCGCGTCGGAGAGACGGGCGCGGATGACGCGGCCGTTGCCGGCGACGATCGCCTTGCCGTCATCCTTGGCGACGATGTTCGAGATCAGGATGAACTTGTTGGCGAGCTTGCCCTCGCCACCGCCCGGCTGGTGGTGATGCGAGCGGAGAACAAAACACTTCTGGTTGGCGCGGATGGTGGCGCGGATCACCTCGCCCGGCACTTCGAGGAATTCCTCCTCGAACGAGCCCATCAGCACCACCGGCCACTCGACGAGGCCGGCGACTTCCTCGAGCAGGCCCTCGTCCTCGATCAGTTCGAGCCCTTGCGCGAAGGCCAGATCCTTGGCGTCGTGCAGGATCATGTCCTTGCGGCGATCGGCGTCGAGCACGACGAAGGCCGACTGGAGCTTCGCCTCGTAATCCTCGAAGCGCTTCACGGTGATCGCCTCGGGCGCCATGAAGCGGTGGCCGTAGGTGACGTTGCCCGAGCGGATGCCTTCGACCTCGAAGGGCACGATCTCCGGCTCCTCGGTCTCCGGACCGAAGGTGCAGACGATCGAATGCAGCGGGCGCACCCAGCGCAGGCTGCCGGTGCCCCAGCGCTGGGACTTCGGCCAGGGGAACGAGCGGATCACCTGCGGCACCAGCTCGGCGATGATCGCGACGGCGTCGCGGCCCGGCTTCGTCACGGTGGCGACGTAGAAGTCACCCTTCTTCGGGTCGGAGACGATCTCGGCCTCGGCGAGCGAGGCGATGCCGGCGCCCTTCAGGAAGCCCTGGATCGCCTGCTCGGGCGCGCCGACGCGCGGGCCCTTCTTCTCTTCCTTGAGATCCGGCGAGCGGACCGGCACGCCGGTCACATGCAGCGTCAGCCGGCGCGGCGTCGCGAAGGCCTTGGCGCCCTCGTAGACGAGACCCGCGCCGACGAGACCGTCCGTGATCATCTTCTTCAGGTCGTCCGCGGCTTTGCGCTGCATGCGCGCGGGGATCTCTTCGGAGAAGAGTTCGAGAAGGAGGTCGGGCATGGCTCTCGGCTCGGGCAAATGAGGTGGGCGAGGGCTTAACAAGCTCGCCCCGGTTTGTCAGCCCTGTTTCCAAACTGGAAACGGCAAAAGGCTGCGATGCCCGCACGGCGGGCGTCCGCCCGCGCGGGCATCGGAGCCGGTATCGTGAGCCGGTATCCGGCCGATCGGTCGAATTCGAACGATCCCATTCAGGCTTCGGCGAGCCGCGTCTGCGACACTGCCCTTGGGACAGGGAAAGGGACGACGATGACACGGCCGGGCGCGACGAGCGCCCGAAGGCACGGAAAGGCGATACCCCATGGCGATCGGATCGATCGGATCCTCCTTCGGCACCATCGCGCCGCAGACCGCGGTTCGCGAGACGGCGCAGTCCGCGCGCGCCGAAGAGGCGAGCGCCGCCACCGACGAGGCCGAGGCGTCGCGTTCGCGCGAGCCCGCGCCAGCCGGCCAGCCGACGCAGTCCGCGCCGGTCGAGCGCCTGTCGAGCGGCGCGGCGCATGCCGCCATCGCCGCGCAGGAAGCCGGTCGGCGCAACACCTCGCACCAGGAAGCCTCGCGCGCCTACAGCCGAGGCTGACGGCCCCCCTTCTCTTGGCTGACCTCGGCACCGGCCCCCGCTTTGCGGGACGGCCGGCGCGTGCCTATGTTCGGTATTCGAACGCTCAGAGCTCGAACACCAGATGGAGGCCGACGGCATGGCGCGCGACACGGCGAAACGGGGCGGCTGGCGGGACTGGATCCCGGCGCGGTTCAGACGCGATCTCGTCACCGTGCCGGTGGTGCTGCTCGACGGCGCGATCGGCGTGCGCCAGCCGTTCCGCGGCTCGCTGTCGATCGAGAGCGTCGCCGACACGCTGGAGACCGCCTTCGAGATGAAGCGGGCGCCGGCGGTGGCGATCGTGATCAATTCGCCCGGCGGCTCGCCGGTGCAGTCGCGGCTGATCTTCGAGCGCATCCGCGCGCTCGCTGAGGAGCACGACAAGAAGGTCCATGTCGTGGTCGAGGATGTCGCGGCCTCGGGCGGCTACATGATCGCCTGCGCCGGCGACGACATCATCGCCGATCCGTCGTCGATCGTCGGCTCGATCGGCGTCGTCTCGGCCGGCTTCGGCTTCGTCGAGCTGATCGCCAAGCTCGGCATCGAGCGGCGCGTCCATACCATCGGCGAGCAGAAGGCGATCCTCGATCCGTTCCGGCCCGAAAAGCCCGAGGAGGTCGCCCATCTCGCGGCGCTGCAGCGCGACGTGCACGAGATCTTCGTCGATCTGGTGCGCGAGCGGCGCGGCCAGCGGCTGAAGCACGACGAGGATCTGTTCGACGGCCTGTTCTGGACCGCCCGGCGCGGGCTCGAACTCGGCCTCGTCGACGAACTCGGCGACCTACGCTCGGCCATGCGCGCCCGCTACGGCGACGACGTGCGGCTGAAGCTCGTCGACGAGAAGAGTGGGTTCTTCCTGTTCCGGGGCAAGAAGCCGGGCATCCGCGGCTTGGGCGCGGCCGGCGGCGCGATCGGGCTGGTCGATCCGGAGGCGGCGATCGCGGCGGTCGAGCGGCGCCTGATGTGGTCGAAGTACGGATTGTGAGCGAGGGCAACTGCCCTCACCCGCCCTTGGCGAGCGCCGCCTTCAGCTGCCGGAAGTCGCGCCAGGCGAACTTCTTCTGCAAGGGCTGGCGCAAGAGATAGGCCGGGTGCAGCGTCGGCAGCGCGTCGATCTCGCGGCCGTTGACCTGGTGCTTGAGCCAGCGGCCGCGCAGCTTGGTGATGCCCTCGGTCGTGCCGACGATGGCGCTCGCCGCCGCGCCGCCGAGGAAGACCAGCACATCCGGGTTGGCGAGTTCGATCTGGCGCAGCACGAAGGGCTTGCAGATCTCGGTCTCCTGCGGCGTCGGCGTGCGGTTGCCCGGCGGGCGCCACGGGATGACGTTGGCGATATAGGCGCCGGTCCGGTCGAGACCGATCGAGGCCAGCATGCGGTCGAGCAACTGGCCGGAGCGGCCGACGAAGGGGACACCCGCCTCGTCCTCGTCGCGGCCGGGTGCCTCGCCGACGAACATCACGCGGGCCTCCGGATTGCCGTCGGCGAAACAGAGCCGCCGCGCGGTCTGGCGCAGGTTGCAGCCCTCGAAGCGCTCCAGAATGGCGCGGAGCTCGTCGAGGCTCGCGGCCGAGCGCGCGGCCTCGCGGGCGGCGACCACCGCCTCCTCGCCGGGCAGGGCGGCCATGCCAGCCGGCCGCGCCGCCGGCTGCGGCGCGGGCTCGAAGCGCGGGCGCTCGGCCGGCATCGGCACGTCGCGGCGCGGGGCGGCGCGGTCGGGCGACGGGTCGACCGGACTTTGATTGTAGGAACGAGCCGCCGGCGGCTGGCCCGGCGATGGGGGAGCCCACGTCCGCGCGGATCGCCGCCTTGCGATGCACCGCCCTGCGGCGCGGCGCCGCGTGCGGCGATCATCGCGGCGCGTGCTTCGGCCGCCCGTTCGAGCTCCAGACGCGATTCCTCGAAGCGATCGACCGGCGTCTCGCCGAGCGCGAGGTCGACGCCGGACGCGGCATACCAGTCGAGGACCGCAGCGAGCGCATCCACGTCCGAAAATCCGCGCGACATCGAACCTTCCGCCACCTTGGCCGAACCCTGGAAGTCGTCTAAGGGACAGTCATCATAAAGGAGATGCGCTAGCGGTGCGACTCCGAAGCCCGCACGGAACCGCCCTTCGAGGGCAGCGTTCCGATTGCGGGCCACGCGCGCCGCAAACCCGAGGAACGGAGCGACCCATGGCCGAGACCGATCTGCCCGAACGCGAGAGCATGGAATTCGACGTCGTCATCGTCGGCGCCGGCCCGGCCGGCCTTGCCGCGGCGATCCGGCTGAAGCAGATCGCCGCCGAGAAGGGCGAGGACATCTCGGTCGTCGTGCTGGAAAAGGGCTCCGAGGTCGGCGCCCACATCCTGTCCGGCGCCGTGGTCGACCCGGTCGGCGTCGACCGGCTGCTGCCGGGCTGGCGCGAGGAGAGCGATCATCCGTTCAAGACGCCGGTGACCGAGGACCGCTTCCTGTTCCTCGGCCCGGCCGGCTCGATCCGGCTGCCGAACTTCGCCATGCCGAAGCTGATGGACAACCACGGCAACTACGTCGTGAGCCTCGGCAATGTCGCGCGCTGGCTCGCGCAGAAGGCCGAGGCGCTCGGCGTCGAGATCTATCCGGGCTTCGCCGCCTCGGAAGTACTCTACGACGATCAGGGCCGGGTCATCGGCGTCGCGACCGGCGACATGGGCGTCGGCCGCGACGGCGCCCCGAAGGACAGCTTCACCCGCGGCATGGCCCTGATGGGCAAGTATGTGCTGATCGGCGAAGGCGCGCGCGGCTCGCTCGCCAAGCAGCTCATCGCCAAGTTCGGCCTCGACAAGGGCCGCGAGCCGGCCAAGTTCGGCATCGGCCTCAAGGAGCTGTGGACCGTCGACCCGGCCAAGCACAAGCCCGGCCTGGTGCAGCATTCGTTCGGCTGGCCGCTCGACGGCAAGACCGGCGGCGGCTCGTTCCTCTACCACCTCGAAGACAACCAGATCGTCGTCGGCTTCGTGGTGCACCTGAACTACAAGAATCCGTGGCTGTCGCCGTTCGAGGAGTTCCAGCGCTTCAAGACGCATCCGGCGATCCGCGACGTGTTCGAGGGCGCCAAGCGCGTCTCCTACGGCGCGCGTGCCATCACCGAGGGCGGCTTCCAGTCGGTGCCGAAGCTGACCTTCCCGGGCGGTGCCCTCATCGGCTGCTCGGCCGGCTTCGTCAACGTGCCGCGCATCAAGGGCTCGCACAACGCCGTGCTCTCCGGCATGCAGGCGGCCGAGGCCGTCGCGGAAGCGCTGGCCGCCGGCCGCGCCAATGACGAGCCGATCGCCTACGACAAGGGCTGGCGCGGTTCGGACATCGGCAAGGACCTGCACAAGGTCCGTAACGTCAAGCCGCTGTGGTCGAAGTTCGGGACGCTCCTCGGTATTCCGCTCGGCGGCCTCGACATGTGGACCAACGAGCTGTTCGGCTTCTCGCTGTTCGGCACGCTGAAGCACGGCAAGCCGGACCATGCGAGCCTGGCGCCGGCCAACCTGATGAAGCCGATCCAGTATCCGAAGCCGGACGGCAAGATCTCGTTCGACCGCCTGTCGTCGGTGTTCCTGTCGAACACCAACCACGAGGAGGATCAGCCGATCCACCTCAAGGTCAAGGACATGTCGACCCAGATCGCCGACGAGTACGGCACCTATGCCGGCCCGTCGCAGCGCTACTGCCCGGCCGGCGTCTACGAGTGGGTGATCAAGGACGAGCGACCGACCTTCGTGATCAACGCGCAGAACTGCGTGCACTGCAAGACCTGCGACATCAAGGATCCGAACCAGAACATCAACTGGACGACGCCCGAGGGCGCCGGCGGTCCGAACTATCCGAACATGTGACGCGATGCAGGGAGCGGCCGGGGCCCGGCAAGGCACCGACCGCTCCCTGCTCACGGCGCCCAATGCCGCTAACGCATCACCGGGCGATCAAAAACTCGGACTTAATCGATGCAGATCGCCGATGCATGCAATGCGATCGGCCATCGTCATCCTTTATTGACCGGCGCCGCGCACATCTTCTCGTGCACCTATTACGCAAGAGGATGACGTATGCGTTGGGGGATCCGCATCCCCGAGAAGCCGAACGGAGCCGCGCTCGCTGCTCTGCTGCTCACGCACGTCACGGCCACTGTGCTGACCTACATGTGCACGGTCACGACGCTCGGCGAGGTCGTGATCTGGCTGCCGAACGCCGTCCTGCTCGCAGCACTCCTGCACTTCAAGGGTGAGCGCGCCTGGACGATGGCGGCGATCACCTTCGCGTCGGACTTCTTCATCGGTGCCGTCCGTTTCACCGTCGTCGAAGGAGGCTTCTACGGCCTGACCAACCTCGTCGAGGTCGCGATCGCCTATCAGCTGATGGCGCGTTTCGGCGCCTCGGCCCGGCTCGACAACATCGCCTCGTTCGGACGCTTCGTGGTCGCCGGCCCGCTGGTCGCGCCGATCGCCAGCTCGATCGCGGCAGCGCTGGCCATCCATTTTTCCGGCCGGGTCGATCTGCCCGTCGCCTCGCTGACGCTGCTGTGGTGGTACGGCGACGCGCTCGGCCTGCTGATCGTCACGCCGCTGCTGCTCGCGGTCCTCGATCCGCCAGAGACCGAGCCGAGCACCACCGCCTTCGATGCGGTGGTGGTGGTCGCGACCTGCGGGGTCGCGGTGCTGATCCTATCGGGTCTACCGACGCGGATCATCGGCGACGTGTCGCCGACCCCGACCGCGCTGCTGCCGGCCGTGCTGTTCATCGCGGCGCGCTACGGGCCGCGCGGCACGGCGCTGCTCGTCGCGGCGCTGTCGGTCGGCACGGCGTGGTCGCAAGCGGCCGGACACGCGCCGTTCGGGCCCGGCGAGACGCATGCGACGGTCCTGCGCATTCAGGAGTTCGTGGTCACGCTGTCGATCGTCGGCATGGGCTTCGCCCTGCTGCTCGCCGAGCAGCGGGGGCACGCACGGGTGCTCGAGGAGCACGTGCGCGAACGCACGGCGGCGCTCGAGGAGACCAACCGCAAGCTCTCCCGGCTGAGTGCGACCGACGGCCTGACCGGCCTCGCCAACCGGCGCCGCTTCGATCAGACGCTGGCCGAGGTCTGCGCGGTCGGCCGCGCCGACGGGGAGCCCGTCGCCGTGGCGCTGATCGACGTCGACCACTTCAAGGCCTACAACGACACCTATGGCCACCTCGCCGGCGACGACTGCCTGCGACGCATCGCGGAGGATCTGGCTGCCGCCGCGCAGATGCACGGGGGGCAGGCGGCGCGTTTCGGCGGCGAGGAGTTCGCCATCGTGTTCAGCGGGCTTTCCGGCGAGACGGCGGCGATGATCGCGGTCGATCTCTGCCGCGACATCCGCGCCCGCGCAGACGTGCATCGGGCCTCGGCCTTCGGCGTCGTGACGGTCAGTATCGGCGTGGCGGCCGCCATCGGCAGTGCGGCGAGCCCGGCGCGGCTGCTCGAGCGCGCCGATGCCGCGCTCTATCGGGCCAAGAGCGCCGGCCGTAGCCGCGTCGAGATCGACCGCGGGGCGCAGCCCATGCTGATCGTCCAGGCGTGAGTGCAGTCGAGACGCTGAACCCGTTTCAGGTCCGCACGCGGTGGCGGAACCACGCGGCCGTGGTCCGCAGCCCGGTCTCGAACGGCGTCGGGTCGTTCCAGAAGTGCCGGGCGAACTTCGATCCGTCGACAATCAGCGGCTCGCGGAACTGGTGTCGCAGTTCCTCGATCTCGGCGAGATCGGGCCTGAACAGACCGGCGATCGGCAGCAGGAAGGCCGGCAGGCTGCGGACCCGCGCGGGCACGCCGAGGATCTCGGCGGTCAGCGCGATCAGTTCGCGCGAGGTGCGGGTCGGCGCGTTGGGCACGTGCCAGGCCTGACCGTAGGCGCTGTCCGGCGCGCCGAGCAGGCTCTCGAGCGCGCGAGCGAAATCGGCGACATAGGCGTAGTCGTGGGGCACGTCGGGCGAGCCGATCCACTGGGCCGCCCTGCCCTGCGCGAGGCGTCCGACGGTCGGGTCGCCGAGCCAGGACGACAGGGCGAACGGGCCATAGAAGTCCGGCGCCCGGACCGCGGTCGCGAGCACCCGGCCCTTGGCATGGGCCTCCTGCCACATCTCGGTGATCTCGGCGCGGACGCGCCCCTTCGGGCCGACCGGCCGCATCGGCAGATCCTCCGTCAGCGGACCGTCGAAGGGGCCGTACATGTAGAGATTGTCGGCGAAGATGAAGCGGGCGCTCGCGGCCTCTGCGGCCTCCAGCATCGCCTCCATGGCCTTCGGCCACTGCGTCTGCCAGATCGCGGTGCGGTACGGCAGGCCGATGGTCGAGATCAGCGTATCGGCACCCTTGGTCGCCGAACGCAGCGATGCCGCGTCGAAGACATCACCCTTGCGATAGGTGACGCCGCGCGGCAGTCCTTCCGGCGAGTGGCGCTGCACCACGGTGACGCGCGCGCCGACCGCCGCGAGTCGTTCGGTCAGCGACCGTCCGACCGGGCCGTAACCGAGCACCACCACGCCGACGCCTTCCATGAATCCTCCGAAAGAACCGCTCTCGCCGATCGCGCCCGCGTCCTATAGCTCCTGCCATAGCACGGCCGACGCGCCGGTGATCAGCGACCGTTCGTCTCGTCTTGTTCTCCACGCGCCAAGGCGGGCGCCTTTCGGCGGATCAGCCACCAGGCAGCGGCGAGGCCGACGAGCAGCAGAATGCCGATCGTGCCGGCCTCCCAGACATGGCCCTCGCCGACCAGCTGGTAGACGATGCTCGCGGCGGCCCCCGGCGCGACCAGCACGGGGATCCACGCGATCGCCGAGAGCGTGTTGAAGAACTGGAACGGCCAATGCGGCATGGCCAATATGCCGGCGGCGAGCGGCACGCTCGCCCTGAGCGGGCCGATGAAGCGGCCGAAGAACACCGCCGCCCAGCCCCAGCGCGAGAATACGCGCTCGCCGGCGGCGAGCAGCTCCGGATGGCGGCGGAACGGCCAGATGTCATGCGCCCGGGGTCCGAGCCAGCGGCCGACCCAGAACGAGATGCCGTCGCCGAGTACCGCGCCAATGGTGCCGCCGACGAAAACGTCGAAGAACGGCAGCACGCCGGTTCCGACCAGCGTGCCGGCGGCGATCATGACGGTGGTCGCGGGGATCAGCACGCCGATGAAGGCGAGCGACTCGCCGAAGGCCATCAGGCCGAACACCACGCCGGCCCACTCGTGATGGGCCTCGATGAACTGCAGAATCGAATCGACGGAGATATCCAAGGTCGGCTCCGGTTCCGGCCGGACGATCGCGCCGACCGCCGCCAACATAGGTGCTCGACGGAAGATCGGACAGGGGCGCGAATGCGGATGGCCTCCCGACAGGCCGACCGCGACGCGCTAGCGCTCGGGACTTGTG
This genomic interval carries:
- a CDS encoding NAD-dependent epimerase/dehydratase family protein, which translates into the protein MEGVGVVVLGYGPVGRSLTERLAAVGARVTVVQRHSPEGLPRGVTYRKGDVFDAASLRSATKGADTLISTIGLPYRTAIWQTQWPKAMEAMLEAAEAASARFIFADNLYMYGPFDGPLTEDLPMRPVGPKGRVRAEITEMWQEAHAKGRVLATAVRAPDFYGPFALSSWLGDPTVGRLAQGRAAQWIGSPDVPHDYAYVADFARALESLLGAPDSAYGQAWHVPNAPTRTSRELIALTAEILGVPARVRSLPAFLLPIAGLFRPDLAEIEELRHQFREPLIVDGSKFARHFWNDPTPFETGLRTTAAWFRHRVRT
- a CDS encoding diguanylate cyclase; the encoded protein is MRWGIRIPEKPNGAALAALLLTHVTATVLTYMCTVTTLGEVVIWLPNAVLLAALLHFKGERAWTMAAITFASDFFIGAVRFTVVEGGFYGLTNLVEVAIAYQLMARFGASARLDNIASFGRFVVAGPLVAPIASSIAAALAIHFSGRVDLPVASLTLLWWYGDALGLLIVTPLLLAVLDPPETEPSTTAFDAVVVVATCGVAVLILSGLPTRIIGDVSPTPTALLPAVLFIAARYGPRGTALLVAALSVGTAWSQAAGHAPFGPGETHATVLRIQEFVVTLSIVGMGFALLLAEQRGHARVLEEHVRERTAALEETNRKLSRLSATDGLTGLANRRRFDQTLAEVCAVGRADGEPVAVALIDVDHFKAYNDTYGHLAGDDCLRRIAEDLAAAAQMHGGQAARFGGEEFAIVFSGLSGETAAMIAVDLCRDIRARADVHRASAFGVVTVSIGVAAAIGSAASPARLLERADAALYRAKSAGRSRVEIDRGAQPMLIVQA
- a CDS encoding electron transfer flavoprotein-ubiquinone oxidoreductase is translated as MAETDLPERESMEFDVVIVGAGPAGLAAAIRLKQIAAEKGEDISVVVLEKGSEVGAHILSGAVVDPVGVDRLLPGWREESDHPFKTPVTEDRFLFLGPAGSIRLPNFAMPKLMDNHGNYVVSLGNVARWLAQKAEALGVEIYPGFAASEVLYDDQGRVIGVATGDMGVGRDGAPKDSFTRGMALMGKYVLIGEGARGSLAKQLIAKFGLDKGREPAKFGIGLKELWTVDPAKHKPGLVQHSFGWPLDGKTGGGSFLYHLEDNQIVVGFVVHLNYKNPWLSPFEEFQRFKTHPAIRDVFEGAKRVSYGARAITEGGFQSVPKLTFPGGALIGCSAGFVNVPRIKGSHNAVLSGMQAAEAVAEALAAGRANDEPIAYDKGWRGSDIGKDLHKVRNVKPLWSKFGTLLGIPLGGLDMWTNELFGFSLFGTLKHGKPDHASLAPANLMKPIQYPKPDGKISFDRLSSVFLSNTNHEEDQPIHLKVKDMSTQIADEYGTYAGPSQRYCPAGVYEWVIKDERPTFVINAQNCVHCKTCDIKDPNQNINWTTPEGAGGPNYPNM
- a CDS encoding DedA family protein produces the protein MDISVDSILQFIEAHHEWAGVVFGLMAFGESLAFIGVLIPATTVMIAAGTLVGTGVLPFFDVFVGGTIGAVLGDGISFWVGRWLGPRAHDIWPFRRHPELLAAGERVFSRWGWAAVFFGRFIGPLRASVPLAAGILAMPHWPFQFFNTLSAIAWIPVLVAPGAAASIVYQLVGEGHVWEAGTIGILLLVGLAAAWWLIRRKAPALARGEQDETNGR